One window from the genome of Salvia miltiorrhiza cultivar Shanhuang (shh) chromosome 7, IMPLAD_Smil_shh, whole genome shotgun sequence encodes:
- the LOC130992319 gene encoding uncharacterized protein LOC130992319 isoform X8 encodes MGLRDSVDMKALRAKFRVATVVIISICIGLMGVYYLLKPVVNGCVMTYMYPTYIPIPTPKNVSTTKYGLFLYHEGWRKIDYDDHLKKINGVPVLFIPGNGGSYKQVRSIGAESDRAYQGGPLEWNSNQAYPQLGEGVDIDLNNILLPSQYTSMLDWYAVDLEGEHSAMDGRILQEHSEYVVYAIHTILDLYKEAHDARAKGRPPKSVILVGHSMGGFVARAAVVHPHLRKFAVETILTLSTPHQSPPVALQPSLGHYYAQVNQEWRKGYEVQTSRTGRHLSDPLLSHVIIVSISGGYNDYQVRSKLESLDGIVPPTHGFFISSTGMRNVWLSMEHQVILWCNQLVVQMSHTLLSLIDMKTSQPLNDVRQRLGIFKKMLDSGIPKNFASTELQLAHKSDHIHDIKEKVNPGLGSGVSGCPSSSQWSDDGLERDLYIQTSTVTVLAMDGRRRWLDIQKLGQDGKNHFAFVTNLSPCSGVRLHLWREKGTSASEVSMNKQVVEVTAKMVHVPSGPAPRQIEPGSQTEQAPPSAIFWLGPQDMHGFRFLTISVAPRPTVSGRPPPAASMGVGQFFNPKDGEKIFSSYQLISSLYTEQDMTLKEDHPLALSLTFSASLGLLPVSLSITTTGCGIKKSEFPIEESGDEETSRLCKRRCFPPVALVWDATSGLHVFPNLYSETIVVDSSPALWTSSQDSDKTTVLLLIDPHCSYTSTIGVSVTASTGRFLLLYFSQISGLCFAVAFFALMRQAYAWELDQPIPSLLSAVESNLRIPGAFFSLAILPIFFAILLSCLSSQALPPIISFPIVSILCYVFANGAIVLLILLSQMLFYVAGLLHVAVKKWWQVCERNFSFHFLQRFINITSSFASIKVVRILMANPLLITSWLAITLVCLVHPALGLFVLLLSHVLCCHSALSSHVQTKEFYESGSEGEGSYDNNSKLFPTNETRSGSPKYRRSYGDAQLEIFHHRHGLLVLHLLAALMFVPSLVAWLQRIGIGHRLPWLWDSILSMGVVLHGLCNSKPEFSFYLFPIGSWEIQLSFVYLLAGFYSYLSALALAPYRVFYAMATIGLVSFAFRLIQRNNGDTYHRTRKHSHRH; translated from the exons ATGGGGCTTAGAGATAGTGTGGACATGAAAGCGCTCAGAGCGAAGTTCAGAGTAGCAACTGTGGTTATAATATCCATATGCATTGGGCTTATGGGGGTTTATTATCTGTTGAAGCCAGTTGTAAATGGTTGTGTGATGACGTATATGTACCCGACATACATTCCTATCCCCACGCCGAAGAATGTGTCGACAACAAAATATGGGTTATTTTTGTACCATGAAGGCTGGAGAAAGATTGATTATGATGATCACCTTAAGAAGATTAATGGTGTGCCAGTTCTTTTCATCCCAGGCAATGGTGGAAGCTACAAACAG GTCAGATCCATTGGTGCAGAATCTGATAGGGCTTATCAAGGAGGTCCACTTGAATGGAACTCTAACCAGGCTTATCCACAATTGGGAGAGGGCGTGGATATTGATTTGAATAACATTTTGTTACCCAGTCAATATACTTCCATGCTTGATTGGTATGCAGTGGATCTTGAAGGTGAACATTCTGCAATGGATGGTCGGATTCTTCAAGAACACTCGGAATATGTAGTATATGCCATTCACACG ATTTTGGATCTTTACAAAGAAGCACATGATGCACGAGCAAAAGGCCGTCCCCCTAAAAGTGTGATATTGGTTGGTCACTCAATGGGTGGTTTTGTTGCTAGGGCTGCAGTAGTGCACCCCCATTTGAGAAAGTTTGCTGTTGAAACTATTCTGACGCTCTCCACACCCCACCa GTCTCCCCCTGTGGCATTACAGCCATCCTTGGGCCACTATTATGCACAAGTAAATCAGGAATGGAGGAAAGGATATGAGGTCCAAACCTCTCGAACTGGACGCCACTTGTCTGATCCTTTGCTTTCCCATGTCATCATCGTCTCCATTTCTGGTGGTTATAATGATTACCAG GTACGCTCGAAATTAGAATCCCTTGATGGAATTGTTCCTCCCACACATGGCTTTTTCATAAGTAGCACTGGTATGAGAAACGTGTGGTTGTCAATGGAGCACCAGGTTATCTTATGGTGTAATCAGCTAGTTGTGCAA ATGTCTCACACTCTCCTCAGTTTGATAGACATGAAGACAAGTCAACCTTTAAATGATGTGCGGCAAAGACTTGGAATATTTAAGAAGATGCTTGATAGTGGAATTCCGAAGAACTTTGCATCCACAGAATTGCAACTAGCACATAAATCTGACCATATCCATGATATAAAAGAGAAAGTGAATCCTG GATTGGGTTCTGGAGTATCGGGTTGCCCAAGTAGTAGCCAATGGAGCGATGATGGACTTGAAAGAGACCTGTACATCCAAACCAGTACTGTCACTGTTTTAGCTATGGATGGGAGAAGACGATGGTTGGACATTCAAAAACTG GGTCAGGATGGAAAAAACCACTTTGCTTTCGTCACAAATCTTTCACCTTGTTCTGGTGTGCGACTGCATCTTTGGCGAGAGAAGGGAACTTCAGCTTCAGAAGTTTCAATGAACAAACAGGTTGTTGAAGTCACAGCTAAAATGGTCCACGTTCCATCTGGACCAGCCCCAAGGCAG ATTGAGCCAGGTAGTCAAACTGAACAAGCTCCTCCATCTGCTATATTTTGGTTGGGTCCTCAAGATATGCATGGCTTTCGGTTTCTGACAATTTCTGTGGCTCCTCGTCCG ACTGTTTCGGGGAGACCCCCACCAGCCGCGTCCATGGGAGTCGGACAATTTTTCAATCCAAAGGATGGGGAGAAAATTTTCTCTTCTTACCAGTTGATCAGTTCATTATACACAGAACAG GATATGACTTTGAAGGAAGATCATCCTCTTGCTCTCAGTCTTACATTCTCTGCTAGCTTAGGTCTTCTCCCTGTTTCTTTATCCATCACAACAACTGGCTGTGGGATTAAAAAATCGGAATTTCCCATTGAAGAGTCTGGAGATGAGGAAACAAGTA GACTTTGTAAGAGGCGCTGTTTCCCACCTGTCGCACTTGTTTGGGATGCGACATCTGGCCTACATGTATTTCCTAATTTGTATTCTGAAACAATTGTTGTTGATTCTTCTCCGGCACTCTGGACTTCTTCTCAAGATTCTGACAAGACGACTGTTTTGTTACTG ATAGACCCACATTGCTCTTACACAAGTACTATTGGTGTTTCTGTTACTGCTAGCACTGGTAGATTCTTGCTTTTATACTTCTCTCAG ATCAGTGGTCTATGCTTTGCTGTTGCATTTTTCGCTCTGATGCGGCAAGCATATGCATGGGAACTTGATCAGCCTATACCATCTCTGCTATCTGCTGTTGAATCAAACTTGAGAATCCCTGGGGCATTCTTCTCCCTTGCCATATTGCCAATTTTCTTTGCCATTCTCTTGTCTTGCCTAAGCTCTCAAGCCCTTCCTCCAATTATAAGTTTCCCAATTGTCTCAATCCTTTGTTATGTTTTTGCAAATGGCGCGATAGTTCTGTTGATATTACTTTCCCAAATGCTGTTTTATGTGGCTGGCCTTCTCCATGTAGCTGTCAAGAAATG GTGGCAAGTTTGTGAAAGGAACTTTTCCTTTCATTTTCTCCAGCGGTTCATAAATATAACCTCCAGCTTTGCATCTATTAAG GTGGTAAGGATTTTGATGGCGAATCCTCTCCTTATTACGTCATGGCTTGCTATTACGTTGGTGTGTCTTGTGCATCCAGCACTCGGTCTGTTTGTATTGCTCTTATCACATGTTCTATGTTGCCACAGCGCACTGTCCAG CCATGTCCAGACCAAGGAGTTTTATGAATCTGGAAGTGAAGGCGAAGGTAGTTACGATAATAATAGCAAGTTGTTCCCGACAAATGAGACGCGTAGTGGTAGCCCCAAATACAGAAGAAGCTATGGCGATGCACAATTAGAGATCTTCCACCACCGGCATGGGTTACTTGTTTTACATTTGCTCGCAGCATTAATGTTTGTCCCTTCACTTGTGGCCTGGCTTCAG CGGATTGGTATTGGGCATAGGCTTCCGTGGTTATGGGATTCTATACTTAGCATGGGAGTGGTGCTGCATGGTTTATGCAATTCAAAGCCCGAATTCAGCTTCTATCTCTTTCCCATCGGATCCTGGGAAATCCAACTAAGCTTTGTTTATCTGCTTGCTGGATTTTATTCCTATCTTTCAGCTTTGGCATTAGCTCCGTATAGAGTGTTTTATGCAATGGCTACCATCGGACTCGTCTCCTTTGCCTTCAGACTCATACAGAGGAACAACGGCGACACATATCACCGGACCAGAAAACATTCCCATAGACATTGA
- the LOC130992319 gene encoding uncharacterized protein LOC130992319 isoform X1, producing the protein MGLRDSVDMKALRAKFRVATVVIISICIGLMGVYYLLKPVVNGCVMTYMYPTYIPIPTPKNVSTTKYGLFLYHEGWRKIDYDDHLKKINGVPVLFIPGNGGSYKQVRSIGAESDRAYQGGPLEWNSNQAYPQLGEGVDIDLNNILLPSQYTSMLDWYAVDLEGEHSAMDGRILQEHSEYVVYAIHTILDLYKEAHDARAKGRPPKSVILVGHSMGGFVARAAVVHPHLRKFAVETILTLSTPHQSPPVALQPSLGHYYAQVNQEWRKGYEVQTSRTGRHLSDPLLSHVIIVSISGGYNDYQVRSKLESLDGIVPPTHGFFISSTGMRNVWLSMEHQVILWCNQLVVQMSHTLLSLIDMKTSQPLNDVRQRLGIFKKMLDSGIPKNFASTELQLAHKSDHIHDIKEKVNPEGLGSGVSGCPSSSQWSDDGLERDLYIQTSTVTVLAMDGRRRWLDIQKLGQDGKNHFAFVTNLSPCSGVRLHLWREKGTSASEVSMNKQVVEVTAKMVHVPSGPAPRQIEPGSQTEQAPPSAIFWLGPQDMHGFRFLTISVAPRPTVSGRPPPAASMGVGQFFNPKDGEKIFSSYQLISSLYTEQQDMTLKEDHPLALSLTFSASLGLLPVSLSITTTGCGIKKSEFPIEESGDEETSRLCKRRCFPPVALVWDATSGLHVFPNLYSETIVVDSSPALWTSSQDSDKTTVLLLIDPHCSYTSTIGVSVTASTGRFLLLYFSQISGLCFAVAFFALMRQAYAWELDQPIPSLLSAVESNLRIPGAFFSLAILPIFFAILLSCLSSQALPPIISFPIVSILCYVFANGAIVLLILLSQMLFYVAGLLHVAVKKWWQVCERNFSFHFLQRFINITSSFASIKVVRILMANPLLITSWLAITLVCLVHPALGLFVLLLSHVLCCHSALSSFLMASFRSHVQTKEFYESGSEGEGSYDNNSKLFPTNETRSGSPKYRRSYGDAQLEIFHHRHGLLVLHLLAALMFVPSLVAWLQRIGIGHRLPWLWDSILSMGVVLHGLCNSKPEFSFYLFPIGSWEIQLSFVYLLAGFYSYLSALALAPYRVFYAMATIGLVSFAFRLIQRNNGDTYHRTRKHSHRH; encoded by the exons ATGGGGCTTAGAGATAGTGTGGACATGAAAGCGCTCAGAGCGAAGTTCAGAGTAGCAACTGTGGTTATAATATCCATATGCATTGGGCTTATGGGGGTTTATTATCTGTTGAAGCCAGTTGTAAATGGTTGTGTGATGACGTATATGTACCCGACATACATTCCTATCCCCACGCCGAAGAATGTGTCGACAACAAAATATGGGTTATTTTTGTACCATGAAGGCTGGAGAAAGATTGATTATGATGATCACCTTAAGAAGATTAATGGTGTGCCAGTTCTTTTCATCCCAGGCAATGGTGGAAGCTACAAACAG GTCAGATCCATTGGTGCAGAATCTGATAGGGCTTATCAAGGAGGTCCACTTGAATGGAACTCTAACCAGGCTTATCCACAATTGGGAGAGGGCGTGGATATTGATTTGAATAACATTTTGTTACCCAGTCAATATACTTCCATGCTTGATTGGTATGCAGTGGATCTTGAAGGTGAACATTCTGCAATGGATGGTCGGATTCTTCAAGAACACTCGGAATATGTAGTATATGCCATTCACACG ATTTTGGATCTTTACAAAGAAGCACATGATGCACGAGCAAAAGGCCGTCCCCCTAAAAGTGTGATATTGGTTGGTCACTCAATGGGTGGTTTTGTTGCTAGGGCTGCAGTAGTGCACCCCCATTTGAGAAAGTTTGCTGTTGAAACTATTCTGACGCTCTCCACACCCCACCa GTCTCCCCCTGTGGCATTACAGCCATCCTTGGGCCACTATTATGCACAAGTAAATCAGGAATGGAGGAAAGGATATGAGGTCCAAACCTCTCGAACTGGACGCCACTTGTCTGATCCTTTGCTTTCCCATGTCATCATCGTCTCCATTTCTGGTGGTTATAATGATTACCAG GTACGCTCGAAATTAGAATCCCTTGATGGAATTGTTCCTCCCACACATGGCTTTTTCATAAGTAGCACTGGTATGAGAAACGTGTGGTTGTCAATGGAGCACCAGGTTATCTTATGGTGTAATCAGCTAGTTGTGCAA ATGTCTCACACTCTCCTCAGTTTGATAGACATGAAGACAAGTCAACCTTTAAATGATGTGCGGCAAAGACTTGGAATATTTAAGAAGATGCTTGATAGTGGAATTCCGAAGAACTTTGCATCCACAGAATTGCAACTAGCACATAAATCTGACCATATCCATGATATAAAAGAGAAAGTGAATCCTG AAGGATTGGGTTCTGGAGTATCGGGTTGCCCAAGTAGTAGCCAATGGAGCGATGATGGACTTGAAAGAGACCTGTACATCCAAACCAGTACTGTCACTGTTTTAGCTATGGATGGGAGAAGACGATGGTTGGACATTCAAAAACTG GGTCAGGATGGAAAAAACCACTTTGCTTTCGTCACAAATCTTTCACCTTGTTCTGGTGTGCGACTGCATCTTTGGCGAGAGAAGGGAACTTCAGCTTCAGAAGTTTCAATGAACAAACAGGTTGTTGAAGTCACAGCTAAAATGGTCCACGTTCCATCTGGACCAGCCCCAAGGCAG ATTGAGCCAGGTAGTCAAACTGAACAAGCTCCTCCATCTGCTATATTTTGGTTGGGTCCTCAAGATATGCATGGCTTTCGGTTTCTGACAATTTCTGTGGCTCCTCGTCCG ACTGTTTCGGGGAGACCCCCACCAGCCGCGTCCATGGGAGTCGGACAATTTTTCAATCCAAAGGATGGGGAGAAAATTTTCTCTTCTTACCAGTTGATCAGTTCATTATACACAGAACAG CAGGATATGACTTTGAAGGAAGATCATCCTCTTGCTCTCAGTCTTACATTCTCTGCTAGCTTAGGTCTTCTCCCTGTTTCTTTATCCATCACAACAACTGGCTGTGGGATTAAAAAATCGGAATTTCCCATTGAAGAGTCTGGAGATGAGGAAACAAGTA GACTTTGTAAGAGGCGCTGTTTCCCACCTGTCGCACTTGTTTGGGATGCGACATCTGGCCTACATGTATTTCCTAATTTGTATTCTGAAACAATTGTTGTTGATTCTTCTCCGGCACTCTGGACTTCTTCTCAAGATTCTGACAAGACGACTGTTTTGTTACTG ATAGACCCACATTGCTCTTACACAAGTACTATTGGTGTTTCTGTTACTGCTAGCACTGGTAGATTCTTGCTTTTATACTTCTCTCAG ATCAGTGGTCTATGCTTTGCTGTTGCATTTTTCGCTCTGATGCGGCAAGCATATGCATGGGAACTTGATCAGCCTATACCATCTCTGCTATCTGCTGTTGAATCAAACTTGAGAATCCCTGGGGCATTCTTCTCCCTTGCCATATTGCCAATTTTCTTTGCCATTCTCTTGTCTTGCCTAAGCTCTCAAGCCCTTCCTCCAATTATAAGTTTCCCAATTGTCTCAATCCTTTGTTATGTTTTTGCAAATGGCGCGATAGTTCTGTTGATATTACTTTCCCAAATGCTGTTTTATGTGGCTGGCCTTCTCCATGTAGCTGTCAAGAAATG GTGGCAAGTTTGTGAAAGGAACTTTTCCTTTCATTTTCTCCAGCGGTTCATAAATATAACCTCCAGCTTTGCATCTATTAAG GTGGTAAGGATTTTGATGGCGAATCCTCTCCTTATTACGTCATGGCTTGCTATTACGTTGGTGTGTCTTGTGCATCCAGCACTCGGTCTGTTTGTATTGCTCTTATCACATGTTCTATGTTGCCACAGCGCACTGTCCAG TTTTTTGATGGCTTCATTTCGCAGCCATGTCCAGACCAAGGAGTTTTATGAATCTGGAAGTGAAGGCGAAGGTAGTTACGATAATAATAGCAAGTTGTTCCCGACAAATGAGACGCGTAGTGGTAGCCCCAAATACAGAAGAAGCTATGGCGATGCACAATTAGAGATCTTCCACCACCGGCATGGGTTACTTGTTTTACATTTGCTCGCAGCATTAATGTTTGTCCCTTCACTTGTGGCCTGGCTTCAG CGGATTGGTATTGGGCATAGGCTTCCGTGGTTATGGGATTCTATACTTAGCATGGGAGTGGTGCTGCATGGTTTATGCAATTCAAAGCCCGAATTCAGCTTCTATCTCTTTCCCATCGGATCCTGGGAAATCCAACTAAGCTTTGTTTATCTGCTTGCTGGATTTTATTCCTATCTTTCAGCTTTGGCATTAGCTCCGTATAGAGTGTTTTATGCAATGGCTACCATCGGACTCGTCTCCTTTGCCTTCAGACTCATACAGAGGAACAACGGCGACACATATCACCGGACCAGAAAACATTCCCATAGACATTGA
- the LOC130992319 gene encoding uncharacterized protein LOC130992319 isoform X3 — translation MGLRDSVDMKALRAKFRVATVVIISICIGLMGVYYLLKPVVNGCVMTYMYPTYIPIPTPKNVSTTKYGLFLYHEGWRKIDYDDHLKKINGVPVLFIPGNGGSYKQVRSIGAESDRAYQGGPLEWNSNQAYPQLGEGVDIDLNNILLPSQYTSMLDWYAVDLEGEHSAMDGRILQEHSEYVVYAIHTILDLYKEAHDARAKGRPPKSVILVGHSMGGFVARAAVVHPHLRKFAVETILTLSTPHQSPPVALQPSLGHYYAQVNQEWRKGYEVQTSRTGRHLSDPLLSHVIIVSISGGYNDYQVRSKLESLDGIVPPTHGFFISSTGMRNVWLSMEHQVILWCNQLVVQMSHTLLSLIDMKTSQPLNDVRQRLGIFKKMLDSGIPKNFASTELQLAHKSDHIHDIKEKVNPGLGSGVSGCPSSSQWSDDGLERDLYIQTSTVTVLAMDGRRRWLDIQKLGQDGKNHFAFVTNLSPCSGVRLHLWREKGTSASEVSMNKQVVEVTAKMVHVPSGPAPRQIEPGSQTEQAPPSAIFWLGPQDMHGFRFLTISVAPRPTVSGRPPPAASMGVGQFFNPKDGEKIFSSYQLISSLYTEQQDMTLKEDHPLALSLTFSASLGLLPVSLSITTTGCGIKKSEFPIEESGDEETSRLCKRRCFPPVALVWDATSGLHVFPNLYSETIVVDSSPALWTSSQDSDKTTVLLLIDPHCSYTSTIGVSVTASTGRFLLLYFSQISGLCFAVAFFALMRQAYAWELDQPIPSLLSAVESNLRIPGAFFSLAILPIFFAILLSCLSSQALPPIISFPIVSILCYVFANGAIVLLILLSQMLFYVAGLLHVAVKKWWQVCERNFSFHFLQRFINITSSFASIKVVRILMANPLLITSWLAITLVCLVHPALGLFVLLLSHVLCCHSALSSFLMASFRSHVQTKEFYESGSEGEGSYDNNSKLFPTNETRSGSPKYRRSYGDAQLEIFHHRHGLLVLHLLAALMFVPSLVAWLQRIGIGHRLPWLWDSILSMGVVLHGLCNSKPEFSFYLFPIGSWEIQLSFVYLLAGFYSYLSALALAPYRVFYAMATIGLVSFAFRLIQRNNGDTYHRTRKHSHRH, via the exons ATGGGGCTTAGAGATAGTGTGGACATGAAAGCGCTCAGAGCGAAGTTCAGAGTAGCAACTGTGGTTATAATATCCATATGCATTGGGCTTATGGGGGTTTATTATCTGTTGAAGCCAGTTGTAAATGGTTGTGTGATGACGTATATGTACCCGACATACATTCCTATCCCCACGCCGAAGAATGTGTCGACAACAAAATATGGGTTATTTTTGTACCATGAAGGCTGGAGAAAGATTGATTATGATGATCACCTTAAGAAGATTAATGGTGTGCCAGTTCTTTTCATCCCAGGCAATGGTGGAAGCTACAAACAG GTCAGATCCATTGGTGCAGAATCTGATAGGGCTTATCAAGGAGGTCCACTTGAATGGAACTCTAACCAGGCTTATCCACAATTGGGAGAGGGCGTGGATATTGATTTGAATAACATTTTGTTACCCAGTCAATATACTTCCATGCTTGATTGGTATGCAGTGGATCTTGAAGGTGAACATTCTGCAATGGATGGTCGGATTCTTCAAGAACACTCGGAATATGTAGTATATGCCATTCACACG ATTTTGGATCTTTACAAAGAAGCACATGATGCACGAGCAAAAGGCCGTCCCCCTAAAAGTGTGATATTGGTTGGTCACTCAATGGGTGGTTTTGTTGCTAGGGCTGCAGTAGTGCACCCCCATTTGAGAAAGTTTGCTGTTGAAACTATTCTGACGCTCTCCACACCCCACCa GTCTCCCCCTGTGGCATTACAGCCATCCTTGGGCCACTATTATGCACAAGTAAATCAGGAATGGAGGAAAGGATATGAGGTCCAAACCTCTCGAACTGGACGCCACTTGTCTGATCCTTTGCTTTCCCATGTCATCATCGTCTCCATTTCTGGTGGTTATAATGATTACCAG GTACGCTCGAAATTAGAATCCCTTGATGGAATTGTTCCTCCCACACATGGCTTTTTCATAAGTAGCACTGGTATGAGAAACGTGTGGTTGTCAATGGAGCACCAGGTTATCTTATGGTGTAATCAGCTAGTTGTGCAA ATGTCTCACACTCTCCTCAGTTTGATAGACATGAAGACAAGTCAACCTTTAAATGATGTGCGGCAAAGACTTGGAATATTTAAGAAGATGCTTGATAGTGGAATTCCGAAGAACTTTGCATCCACAGAATTGCAACTAGCACATAAATCTGACCATATCCATGATATAAAAGAGAAAGTGAATCCTG GATTGGGTTCTGGAGTATCGGGTTGCCCAAGTAGTAGCCAATGGAGCGATGATGGACTTGAAAGAGACCTGTACATCCAAACCAGTACTGTCACTGTTTTAGCTATGGATGGGAGAAGACGATGGTTGGACATTCAAAAACTG GGTCAGGATGGAAAAAACCACTTTGCTTTCGTCACAAATCTTTCACCTTGTTCTGGTGTGCGACTGCATCTTTGGCGAGAGAAGGGAACTTCAGCTTCAGAAGTTTCAATGAACAAACAGGTTGTTGAAGTCACAGCTAAAATGGTCCACGTTCCATCTGGACCAGCCCCAAGGCAG ATTGAGCCAGGTAGTCAAACTGAACAAGCTCCTCCATCTGCTATATTTTGGTTGGGTCCTCAAGATATGCATGGCTTTCGGTTTCTGACAATTTCTGTGGCTCCTCGTCCG ACTGTTTCGGGGAGACCCCCACCAGCCGCGTCCATGGGAGTCGGACAATTTTTCAATCCAAAGGATGGGGAGAAAATTTTCTCTTCTTACCAGTTGATCAGTTCATTATACACAGAACAG CAGGATATGACTTTGAAGGAAGATCATCCTCTTGCTCTCAGTCTTACATTCTCTGCTAGCTTAGGTCTTCTCCCTGTTTCTTTATCCATCACAACAACTGGCTGTGGGATTAAAAAATCGGAATTTCCCATTGAAGAGTCTGGAGATGAGGAAACAAGTA GACTTTGTAAGAGGCGCTGTTTCCCACCTGTCGCACTTGTTTGGGATGCGACATCTGGCCTACATGTATTTCCTAATTTGTATTCTGAAACAATTGTTGTTGATTCTTCTCCGGCACTCTGGACTTCTTCTCAAGATTCTGACAAGACGACTGTTTTGTTACTG ATAGACCCACATTGCTCTTACACAAGTACTATTGGTGTTTCTGTTACTGCTAGCACTGGTAGATTCTTGCTTTTATACTTCTCTCAG ATCAGTGGTCTATGCTTTGCTGTTGCATTTTTCGCTCTGATGCGGCAAGCATATGCATGGGAACTTGATCAGCCTATACCATCTCTGCTATCTGCTGTTGAATCAAACTTGAGAATCCCTGGGGCATTCTTCTCCCTTGCCATATTGCCAATTTTCTTTGCCATTCTCTTGTCTTGCCTAAGCTCTCAAGCCCTTCCTCCAATTATAAGTTTCCCAATTGTCTCAATCCTTTGTTATGTTTTTGCAAATGGCGCGATAGTTCTGTTGATATTACTTTCCCAAATGCTGTTTTATGTGGCTGGCCTTCTCCATGTAGCTGTCAAGAAATG GTGGCAAGTTTGTGAAAGGAACTTTTCCTTTCATTTTCTCCAGCGGTTCATAAATATAACCTCCAGCTTTGCATCTATTAAG GTGGTAAGGATTTTGATGGCGAATCCTCTCCTTATTACGTCATGGCTTGCTATTACGTTGGTGTGTCTTGTGCATCCAGCACTCGGTCTGTTTGTATTGCTCTTATCACATGTTCTATGTTGCCACAGCGCACTGTCCAG TTTTTTGATGGCTTCATTTCGCAGCCATGTCCAGACCAAGGAGTTTTATGAATCTGGAAGTGAAGGCGAAGGTAGTTACGATAATAATAGCAAGTTGTTCCCGACAAATGAGACGCGTAGTGGTAGCCCCAAATACAGAAGAAGCTATGGCGATGCACAATTAGAGATCTTCCACCACCGGCATGGGTTACTTGTTTTACATTTGCTCGCAGCATTAATGTTTGTCCCTTCACTTGTGGCCTGGCTTCAG CGGATTGGTATTGGGCATAGGCTTCCGTGGTTATGGGATTCTATACTTAGCATGGGAGTGGTGCTGCATGGTTTATGCAATTCAAAGCCCGAATTCAGCTTCTATCTCTTTCCCATCGGATCCTGGGAAATCCAACTAAGCTTTGTTTATCTGCTTGCTGGATTTTATTCCTATCTTTCAGCTTTGGCATTAGCTCCGTATAGAGTGTTTTATGCAATGGCTACCATCGGACTCGTCTCCTTTGCCTTCAGACTCATACAGAGGAACAACGGCGACACATATCACCGGACCAGAAAACATTCCCATAGACATTGA